In one Rutidosis leptorrhynchoides isolate AG116_Rl617_1_P2 chromosome 8, CSIRO_AGI_Rlap_v1, whole genome shotgun sequence genomic region, the following are encoded:
- the LOC139865010 gene encoding uncharacterized protein — MTTLRSALPAARRLITSRFLSSVPSSKSDALRSGCVAGGLAAEDDLSLNDESVPATGVKFDTVPTLLQPRVIVYDGVCHLCHRGVKFVIKADKYSKLKFCCLQSKAAEPYMRICGVDREDVLRRFLFIEGPYEYHQGSTAALKVLSYLPFPYSALSSLMIVPTPIRDAAYDYIAKRRYDWFGKDTNCLVLKEKELLERFIDRDELVQKKWSDE; from the exons ATGACGACGTTACGGAGCGCTTTACCGGCGGCGAGACGGTTGATTACATCACGTTTTCTCTCATCAGTACCGTCGTCAAAATCTGACGCGTTACGTTCCGGCTGTGTTGCTGGTGGTTTAGCGGCGGAGGATGATTTATCGTTAAATGATGAATCTGTTCCGGCTACCGGTGTGAAGTTTGATACAGTACCTACGCTTTTACAGCCACGTGTCATTGTTTACGACGGCGTTTGTCATCTCTGTCACCGAG GGGTAAAATTTGTGATTAAAGCAGACAAATACAGTAAATTGAAGTTCTGTTGCCTGCAATCTAAGGCTGCTGAACCATACATGAGAATATGTGGAGTTGATCGTGAGGATGTTCTTCGTCGTTTTCTGTTCATTGAAGGACCATATGAATACCATCAAGGATCTACTG CTGCTTTGAAGGTTCTTTCTTACTTGCCATTTCCATACTCGGCATTGAGCTCTCTTATGATCGTTCCAACTCCTATAAGAGATGCTGCATACGACTACATTGCCAAACGACGCTATGACTGGTTTGGCAAGGATACAAATTGCCTAGTTTTAAAAGAGAAGGAATTGCTTGAACGGTTCATTGACAGAGACGAATTGGTTCAAAAGAAATGGTCAGATGAGTAA
- the LOC139861106 gene encoding chaperone protein dnaJ 16, whose protein sequence is MPPHKSKSEKKEAEKQSLRDPYEVLGVTRSSTDQEIKSAYRKLALKYHPDKTANDPKATDMFNEITFSYNILSDPDKRNQYDTAGFEAVESESQDLELDLSSLSTMNTVFAALFSKLGVPIKTTVSATVLEEALNGSVTIQPIYLGQPVVKKVEKQGAHFYSVTITEKEAQAGLVCRVQSADKSKFKLLYFDQEENGGLNLALQEDSAKTGKVTSAGMYFLGFPVYRLDRSSTSTAAKDPDAAFFKKLDGFQPCEIHEIKAGMHTFAVYGDNFFKSVSYTIEVVCTASFVEEKESLREVEAQILSKRLELSKFETEYKQVLAQFTEMTSRYAQEMQEIDELLKQRNEIHASYTTVPPTKRSASGRRSKIRGVSKGVSKESKEDGHQKSSARSQSKKKKWFNIHVKVDKRKPC, encoded by the exons ATGCCACCTCATAAATCAAAATCGGAGAAAAAAGAAGCTGAAAAACAATCACTGAGAGATCCGTATGAAGTTCTTGGTGTTACTCGTAGCTCCACAGATCAAGAAATCAAGAGTGCTTACCGTAAATTAGCCTTAAA ATACCATCCTGATAAGACTGCGAATGACCCTAAAGCGACTGATATGTTTAACGAGATAACCTTTTCATATAACATATTGTCCGATCCAGATAAACGCAATCAATATGACACTGCTGGTTTTGAG GCTGTTGAAAGTGAAAGTCAAGATTTAGAGCTAGATCTTTCGAGTTTAAGTACAATGAATACCGTCTTTGCTGCACTTTTCAG CAAACTTGGAGTGCCCATTAAAACGACCGTATCCGCCACTGTTTTGGAGGAAGCATTAAATGGGTCAGTTACTATTCAGCCAATTTATTTAGGGCAACCAGTTGTTAAAAAG GTCGAGAAACAAGGTGCTCATTTTTATTCTGTCACAATAACAGAGAAGGAAGCACAGGCTGGATTAGTTTGCCGAGTACAGTCAGCAGATAAGAGCAAGTTCAAG CTTTTGTATTTCGATCAGGAAGAAAATGGCGGATTAAATCTCGCGCTGCAG GAAGATAGTGCAAAAACAGGAAAAGTTACATCTGCCGGAATGTATTTTCTTGGTTTCCCAGTTTATCGATTGGATCGATCGTCTACTTCG ACTGCTGCAAAGGATCCAGATGCTGCTTTCTTTAAAAAGCTCGATGGATTTCAGCCATGTGAAATACACGAAATAAAAGCTGGCATGCATACGTTTGCTGTTTACG GTGACAACTTCTTTAAAAGTGTAAGCTACACAATAGAAGTTGTATGCACAGCTTCGTTTGTAGAAGAGAAAGAGAGTCTCCGAGAAGTTGAAGCTCAGATTTTGTCAAAACGATTGGAGCTTTCCAAATTTGAAACTGAATACAAACAG GTTCTTGCACAGTTCACAGAGATGACCAGTAGATATGCTCAAGAAATGCAAGAG ATTGATGAACTTCTTAAACAAAGAAATGAGATACATGCCTCCTACACAACAGTTCCACCAACAAAACGTAGTGCCAGTGGTCGCAGAAGCAAGATCCGAGGTGTGTCAAAGGGTGTGTCAAAGGAGTCAAAAGAGGATGGCCACCAAAAGTCATCAGCAAGGAGTCAATCAAAGAAGAAGAAATGGTTCAATATTCATGTAAAGGTTGACAAGCGGAAACCTTGCTGA